A region of Nocardioides sp. JS614 DNA encodes the following proteins:
- a CDS encoding DUF917 domain-containing protein, producing MSMRVTPTDLIPMARGAAVLGGGGGGDPHIGRLLAASAMRELGDVEIVSPEEVPATACVLPIAMMGAPTVMVEKIPSAGQISLALETLARYLGRTPTHVACMEAGGVNSMVPFVAAARLGLPLIDGDAMGRAFPELQMVLPTMSGVSATPMSIVDDKNNKGVFDTIDNNWAERLARSATIDMGCAPIVSLYAMSGSEVRDCFVPGTLSLCLSIGSAIESARAVNQDPVEALVGALRGKLIHTGKVVDVTRRTVAGFARGEAVVTGLDAAAGSQLVLKFQNEHLIAEFDGEVLVTTPDLIVVVDAETGEPITTETLRFGHRVAVVAAPMDERWHTPAGIELVGPRYFGYDVDPIRFDGTPSEGALLAHV from the coding sequence ATGAGCATGCGCGTGACCCCGACCGACCTGATCCCGATGGCCCGCGGCGCGGCCGTGCTGGGCGGCGGCGGCGGCGGTGACCCCCACATCGGGCGGCTGCTCGCCGCGAGCGCCATGCGCGAGCTCGGCGACGTCGAGATCGTCTCCCCCGAGGAGGTGCCCGCGACCGCCTGCGTGCTGCCCATCGCGATGATGGGTGCGCCGACGGTGATGGTCGAGAAGATCCCGTCGGCCGGCCAGATCTCCCTGGCGCTGGAGACGCTCGCCCGCTACCTGGGCCGCACGCCCACCCACGTCGCCTGCATGGAGGCGGGCGGGGTGAACTCGATGGTGCCGTTCGTCGCGGCCGCCCGCCTGGGGCTGCCGCTGATCGACGGCGACGCCATGGGCCGCGCCTTCCCGGAGCTCCAGATGGTGCTGCCCACCATGTCCGGCGTCTCGGCGACCCCGATGTCGATCGTCGACGACAAGAACAACAAGGGCGTCTTCGACACGATCGACAACAACTGGGCCGAGCGGCTGGCCAGGTCCGCGACCATCGACATGGGCTGCGCCCCGATCGTCTCGCTCTACGCGATGTCCGGGAGCGAGGTGCGCGACTGCTTCGTGCCCGGCACCCTCAGCCTCTGCCTCTCGATCGGTTCGGCCATCGAGAGCGCGCGGGCGGTCAACCAGGACCCGGTGGAGGCGCTGGTCGGCGCCCTGCGCGGGAAGCTGATCCACACCGGGAAGGTCGTCGACGTCACCCGTCGTACCGTCGCCGGGTTCGCCCGCGGGGAGGCCGTCGTCACCGGGCTGGACGCCGCCGCCGGGAGCCAGCTGGTCCTGAAGTTTCAGAACGAGCACCTCATCGCCGAGTTCGACGGCGAGGTGCTCGTCACGACGCCGGACCTCATCGTCGTCGTCGACGCCGAGACCGGTGAGCCGATCACGACCGAGACCCTGCGCTTCGGCCACCGGGTCGCGGTCGTCGCCGCTCCGATGGACGAGCGGTGGCACACGCCGGCGGGCATCGAGCTGGTCGGGCCCCGCTACTTCGGCTACGACGTCGACCCGATCCGGTTCGACGGCACCCCCTCGGAGGGCGCCCTCCTAGCCCACGTCTGA
- a CDS encoding helix-turn-helix domain-containing protein — MSAASPVPLVALLAHADWQQVSVLAAPPAPTLTVGGVAMVADIRGRAADLEGNLLTVLQPPLRDDWQIDVLIQTAAAGRASALLIGDSSPLSQPSSALAARVGLTVLGADDPLAAALTARRLVAEVELHVSDTVLRVTAAAARSGEGVEDVMKAVGSVLHRPLALVAAGGDTLLGSDVVAGEDRETVAGTLTAGAARYRATQRVELSDSALLIAHPVPPTTARDATVWLVTRLPHDLPAESAAASAALSVAAAVIGQRASLRRLAVERDARARASLLGELLNAPDDVAPTTRRRALEAGWRLDGWHLGIRIDTGPEVDPVAQRPEVIGALQAEGMDAVVVEQGDGWSAWITSEDEPRGADVEARAGQIRSAQRRLAATTPTAVGVGRYHAGPRGVARTLGEAGEAARLAAGRVASGRFLHVDRLGLGQTLLAWTRTDTFQPAARSLLAPLEGQPGDLLHTLTTYLDEESSVSETAAILGIHRNTVAQRLARIRSLLAVDLADPSERLALHLACRTIWIPPSDVG; from the coding sequence GTGAGCGCCGCCTCGCCCGTCCCGCTCGTCGCCCTGCTGGCCCATGCCGACTGGCAGCAGGTGAGCGTGCTCGCGGCACCGCCGGCGCCGACGCTGACCGTCGGCGGGGTCGCGATGGTGGCCGACATCCGCGGCCGGGCGGCCGACCTCGAGGGGAACCTGCTGACCGTGCTGCAGCCGCCGCTGCGCGACGACTGGCAGATCGACGTCCTGATCCAGACGGCCGCCGCCGGCCGTGCCTCGGCGCTGCTGATCGGCGACTCGTCCCCGCTCTCGCAGCCGTCGTCGGCCCTGGCCGCGCGCGTCGGCCTGACCGTGCTCGGGGCGGACGACCCCCTGGCCGCCGCCCTGACCGCCCGGAGGCTGGTCGCCGAGGTGGAGCTGCACGTGTCCGACACCGTGCTGCGGGTGACGGCCGCGGCCGCCCGGTCCGGAGAGGGCGTCGAGGACGTGATGAAGGCCGTCGGCTCGGTCCTGCACCGGCCCCTGGCCCTGGTGGCCGCCGGCGGCGACACCCTCCTGGGCTCCGACGTGGTCGCGGGGGAGGACCGCGAGACCGTGGCCGGGACGCTCACCGCGGGCGCGGCCCGCTACCGCGCCACCCAGCGGGTCGAGCTCTCCGACTCGGCGCTGTTGATCGCCCACCCGGTGCCGCCGACGACGGCGCGGGACGCCACGGTGTGGCTGGTCACCCGGCTCCCCCACGACCTGCCCGCCGAGAGCGCCGCCGCGAGTGCGGCCCTCTCCGTGGCCGCGGCGGTGATCGGCCAGCGCGCCAGCCTGCGCCGGCTGGCCGTCGAGCGGGACGCCCGGGCCCGCGCCTCACTGCTGGGCGAGCTGCTCAACGCCCCCGACGACGTGGCACCCACCACCCGGCGTCGCGCGCTCGAGGCCGGGTGGCGCCTGGACGGCTGGCACCTCGGCATCCGGATCGACACCGGCCCCGAGGTCGACCCCGTGGCCCAGCGTCCCGAGGTGATCGGCGCGCTCCAGGCGGAGGGGATGGACGCCGTCGTCGTGGAGCAGGGCGACGGGTGGTCGGCCTGGATCACGTCCGAGGACGAGCCCCGCGGTGCCGACGTCGAGGCGCGAGCGGGCCAGATCCGCAGCGCGCAGCGCCGGCTCGCGGCGACCACCCCGACCGCCGTGGGCGTCGGTCGCTACCACGCGGGCCCGCGGGGCGTCGCGCGGACCCTGGGCGAGGCCGGGGAGGCGGCGCGGCTGGCGGCCGGCCGGGTCGCCAGCGGGCGGTTCCTGCACGTGGACCGCCTGGGCCTCGGCCAGACGCTCCTGGCCTGGACCCGGACCGACACCTTCCAGCCAGCGGCCCGGTCCCTCCTCGCGCCGCTGGAGGGACAGCCGGGCGACCTGCTGCACACGCTCACGACGTACCTCGACGAGGAGTCGTCGGTCTCGGAGACCGCCGCGATCCTGGGCATCCACCGCAACACGGTCGCGCAACGGCTGGCCCGCATCCGGTCCCTGCTCGCCGTCGACCTCGCCGACCCCTCCGAACGGCTGGCGCTGCACCTCGCCTGCCGGACGATCTGGATCCCGCCCTCAGACGTGGGCTAG
- a CDS encoding DUF917 domain-containing protein: MSPPASRTLRAADLEALAVGLCLLGSGGAGDPQPFASVLRSQLGNGELVLHAPGGLGGASVVPVGMVGATSVFTEKLPHGGEFGAAVAATGRWTGAAPDAVMGIETAGLNGVTALVAALRMGLPYVDADLAGRGLPRLDQLTWVTAQLPLTPCALAFPGGHTLLVDSASATEVERTIRAALAGTGGWAALALPPSPAALLDETACVGTLGRALELGRAHDSLRVLADAAEVAEVLGGEVLGEGRVHDVLRHSAGGGLQPESSVTVLDRNGPVLRIETENEFLMVLVDGEPRATVPDLICLLDRRTNRPLAVDALRRGDEVFVVVLPAPAWWLAPGRLDRVSPAAFAIDSPPLLLGGRP; encoded by the coding sequence ATGAGCCCTCCGGCTTCCCGGACCCTGCGCGCGGCCGACCTCGAGGCGCTGGCGGTCGGCCTGTGCCTGCTGGGCTCGGGCGGCGCCGGCGACCCGCAGCCCTTCGCCTCCGTGCTGCGCTCGCAGCTCGGTAACGGCGAGCTGGTGCTGCACGCACCCGGCGGTCTCGGGGGCGCGAGCGTCGTGCCGGTGGGGATGGTGGGGGCCACCAGCGTGTTCACCGAGAAGCTGCCCCACGGCGGTGAGTTCGGCGCGGCCGTCGCCGCGACCGGACGGTGGACCGGCGCGGCCCCGGACGCGGTGATGGGGATCGAGACGGCCGGCCTGAACGGCGTCACCGCGCTGGTGGCCGCGCTGCGCATGGGGCTGCCGTACGTCGACGCGGACCTGGCCGGACGCGGGCTGCCCCGGCTCGACCAGCTGACCTGGGTGACCGCGCAGCTGCCCCTGACCCCGTGCGCCCTCGCGTTCCCGGGCGGCCACACCTTGCTCGTCGACAGCGCCTCCGCCACCGAGGTGGAGAGGACGATCCGGGCCGCGCTGGCGGGAACCGGCGGCTGGGCGGCCCTCGCGCTCCCGCCGAGCCCCGCCGCCCTGCTGGACGAGACGGCCTGCGTGGGGACCCTGGGCCGGGCGCTCGAGCTCGGGCGCGCGCACGACTCGCTGCGCGTGCTGGCGGACGCCGCGGAGGTCGCGGAGGTGCTGGGGGGCGAGGTCCTCGGCGAGGGCCGCGTGCACGACGTGCTGCGGCACAGCGCGGGCGGCGGGCTGCAGCCCGAGTCGTCGGTGACGGTCCTCGACCGGAACGGCCCCGTGCTGCGGATCGAGACGGAGAACGAGTTCTTGATGGTGCTCGTCGACGGCGAGCCCCGGGCCACGGTCCCCGACCTCATCTGCCTGCTGGACCGCCGGACGAACCGGCCGTTGGCGGTCGACGCCCTCCGGCGCGGCGACGAGGTGTTCGTGGTGGTCCTGCCGGCTCCCGCGTGGTGGCTCGCACCGGGCCGCCTCGACCGGGTGTCGCCGGCCGCGTTCGCCATCGACAGCCCGCCCCTGCTCCTGGGCGGGCGGCCGTGA
- a CDS encoding sugar ABC transporter substrate-binding protein yields MKKQIRSAPGVRPRRLAVAALLLPLVLAACSKPGDPASGGGESAKGEVTQAATDTVEKFKAVPDFVSPGPAVDVASLAGKSVFVIPLLTTNDYNIQINAAMERVAKLADVDFEVYTNEGQPNQWVAGMNQAIAKGVDVIILSGGTDPRALEPQIKEARDRGIKVVVSMFWDTSAQFTPDCSGLSVDCVDGVDAIVAAPYQTATRLDADWIAVDSEGAAKILVVTSNDAGPSPGQEAAFKDEIATACPSCEATFANVPISKWTTSVQSTVQSELVRNPDIDYVVPLYDNMASYAVAAITAAGKQGQVKVVTFNGTPAVLKMIQDGDIVTMDVGESLEGAGFAAMDNAFRLMAGMEPSQVADIVPVRIFDTTNIDEAGTPPEVNKGYGDDLEAQYLEVWGLG; encoded by the coding sequence ATGAAGAAGCAGATCCGGTCTGCACCGGGCGTGCGGCCGCGGCGGCTCGCGGTCGCCGCGCTCCTGCTGCCCCTCGTCCTGGCGGCCTGCTCCAAGCCGGGCGACCCGGCGTCGGGCGGCGGCGAGTCCGCGAAGGGCGAGGTCACGCAGGCCGCCACCGACACGGTCGAGAAGTTCAAGGCGGTCCCGGACTTCGTCTCGCCGGGTCCCGCGGTGGACGTCGCGAGCCTGGCCGGCAAGAGCGTCTTCGTCATCCCGCTGCTGACGACCAACGACTACAATATCCAGATCAACGCGGCGATGGAGCGGGTCGCGAAGCTCGCGGACGTCGACTTCGAGGTCTACACCAACGAGGGCCAGCCCAACCAGTGGGTCGCCGGCATGAACCAGGCGATCGCCAAGGGCGTCGACGTCATCATCCTCAGCGGCGGCACCGACCCCCGCGCGCTGGAGCCGCAGATCAAGGAGGCCCGCGACCGGGGCATCAAGGTCGTGGTGAGCATGTTCTGGGACACCTCGGCCCAGTTCACACCCGACTGCTCCGGGCTCAGCGTGGACTGCGTCGACGGCGTGGACGCCATCGTGGCCGCGCCGTACCAGACCGCCACGCGCCTGGACGCCGACTGGATCGCCGTCGACTCCGAGGGTGCCGCGAAGATCCTGGTGGTGACGTCGAACGACGCGGGCCCGAGCCCGGGCCAGGAGGCCGCCTTCAAGGACGAGATCGCGACCGCCTGCCCCTCCTGCGAGGCGACGTTCGCCAACGTGCCGATCAGCAAGTGGACGACCTCCGTGCAGTCGACCGTGCAGTCCGAGCTCGTCCGCAACCCCGACATCGACTACGTCGTGCCGCTCTACGACAACATGGCCAGCTACGCCGTCGCCGCCATCACCGCGGCCGGCAAGCAGGGCCAGGTCAAGGTCGTCACCTTCAACGGCACCCCCGCGGTGCTCAAGATGATCCAGGACGGCGACATCGTGACCATGGACGTCGGGGAGTCCCTCGAGGGTGCCGGGTTCGCCGCGATGGACAACGCCTTCCGGCTGATGGCCGGCATGGAGCCCTCGCAGGTGGCCGACATCGTGCCAGTGCGGATCTTCGACACCACCAACATCGACGAGGCCGGCACCCCGCCGGAGGTCAACAAGGGCTACGGGGACGACCTGGAGGCCCAGTACCTCGAGGTCTGGGGCCTCGGGTGA
- a CDS encoding sugar ABC transporter ATP-binding protein, with amino-acid sequence MRGVAKTFGLTRVLQDVDLTVRRGEVHGLLGQNGSGKSTLIKILAGFHTPDEGSIELDGASVDLPLSAVDRRKHRLRFVHQDLALLPSLTVLENLLADDVATGPGIRPRRRRAELARATAQFDRFGISLRPDTLVRDISRLDRAKLAIARAVSHLGDDDGDVAGAGRGLLVLDEPTAFLPHSEVAELIALMRAVAAQGTGVLFVSHDLDEVLTVTDRVSVLRDGQLVGSEDTASLARGDLVRLIVGRPVSVLSAGSAPVPASQERPRLQVSALRGGAVQHLDLSVHPGEVVGVTGVIGSGFDEVTQLLFGALRASGGSVAIDDLALEARRLSPATAIKAGVAYLPSDRAVQGSAPSLTVGENVALLSLRKGGGPFALTGRRLERHAGKLLRDLDVRPPEPTLAYASLSGGNQQKAMMAKWLVTGPKVLLLSEPTQGVDVGAREQIFTLIAEAARQGCAVVCSSSDLDQLAQICNRVLLMRRGVISDEVHGEAVTKAGLTEMLFADAVVRSRRATSDA; translated from the coding sequence ATGAGGGGCGTCGCCAAGACGTTCGGCCTCACCCGGGTGCTCCAGGACGTCGACCTCACCGTGCGCCGCGGTGAGGTCCACGGCCTGCTCGGCCAGAACGGGTCGGGCAAGTCGACGCTGATCAAGATCCTCGCCGGGTTCCACACCCCGGACGAGGGGTCGATCGAGCTCGACGGTGCGTCGGTCGACCTGCCGCTGTCCGCCGTGGACCGGCGCAAGCATCGGCTGCGGTTCGTCCACCAGGACCTGGCGCTGCTGCCGTCGTTGACGGTGCTCGAGAACCTGCTCGCCGACGACGTCGCCACGGGGCCGGGCATCCGGCCCCGGCGGCGGCGCGCCGAGCTCGCCCGCGCCACCGCGCAGTTCGACCGGTTCGGGATCTCGCTGCGCCCGGACACGCTCGTGCGGGACATCTCGCGCCTGGACCGGGCCAAGCTGGCGATCGCCCGCGCCGTCAGCCACCTCGGTGACGATGACGGTGACGTGGCCGGCGCGGGTCGGGGGCTGCTGGTGCTCGACGAGCCGACCGCCTTCCTGCCGCACAGCGAGGTCGCCGAGCTGATCGCGCTGATGCGGGCGGTGGCCGCGCAGGGCACGGGCGTCCTGTTCGTGTCGCACGACCTCGACGAGGTCCTGACGGTGACGGACCGCGTCAGCGTGCTGCGCGACGGCCAGCTGGTCGGCAGCGAGGACACCGCCTCGCTGGCGCGCGGGGATCTCGTGCGGTTGATCGTGGGCCGGCCGGTCTCCGTGTTGAGCGCCGGCTCCGCGCCGGTCCCCGCGAGCCAGGAGCGGCCGCGGCTCCAGGTGAGCGCGCTGCGCGGTGGCGCGGTGCAGCACCTGGACCTGAGCGTGCACCCGGGTGAGGTCGTCGGCGTCACCGGCGTGATCGGGTCCGGGTTCGACGAGGTGACCCAGCTGCTCTTCGGAGCGCTGCGGGCCAGCGGCGGGTCGGTCGCGATCGACGACCTCGCGCTCGAGGCGCGCCGGCTCTCGCCGGCCACGGCGATCAAGGCCGGCGTCGCCTACCTCCCCAGTGACCGTGCGGTCCAGGGCAGTGCCCCGAGCCTGACCGTGGGGGAGAACGTCGCGCTGCTCTCGCTGCGCAAGGGTGGCGGTCCCTTCGCCCTGACCGGCCGGAGGCTCGAGCGGCACGCGGGCAAGCTGCTCCGCGACCTCGACGTACGTCCGCCCGAGCCCACGCTCGCCTACGCCTCCCTCAGCGGCGGCAACCAGCAGAAGGCGATGATGGCCAAGTGGCTGGTGACCGGCCCCAAGGTCCTGCTGCTCAGCGAGCCCACCCAGGGTGTCGACGTCGGGGCGCGCGAGCAGATCTTCACCCTCATCGCCGAGGCCGCCCGGCAGGGCTGCGCGGTCGTGTGCTCGAGCTCCGATCTCGACCAGCTGGCCCAGATCTGCAACCGCGTGCTGCTCATGCGGCGCGGTGTCATCTCGGACGAGGTGCACGGTGAGGCCGTCACCAAGGCCGGCCTGACCGAGATGCTGTTCGCCGACGCGGTGGTCAGATCGCGCCGCGCCACCTCCGACGCCTGA
- a CDS encoding ABC transporter permease yields the protein MSVGTTTGHDTDAVAPAQPGARRWTSRIEAGALPAAWLVVFVVFAVLLPDTFLSTASVSNILGSQAVPLVLTLCLVLPLVCGDYDMSVASVATLTAMVIGILNVNHGWSIGAAILAGLLAALLAGLVNGAVIVIFGVDSLIVTLGTGTVIQGLVLWISDSTTVSGISTSLVDLVIGYKLFSVPAAFYYGLALCVVLWYLLQHTALGMRMLFIGRGRDVARLSGIAVPRVRMGALVASAGLAGVAGTLYAGTTGSADPSSGTSFLLPAFAAVFLGATTVIPGRFNAWGAFIAVYFLATGITGLQLLGAESFVQQLFYGGALVIAVSLAQLARRREASSAGTTS from the coding sequence ATGTCAGTGGGTACAACTACCGGTCACGACACGGACGCCGTCGCGCCGGCCCAGCCGGGCGCTCGTCGCTGGACCTCGCGCATCGAGGCCGGCGCCCTGCCCGCGGCCTGGCTCGTCGTCTTCGTCGTCTTCGCCGTGCTGCTGCCGGACACGTTCCTGAGCACGGCGAGCGTCTCGAACATCCTGGGATCGCAGGCGGTCCCGCTGGTGCTGACGCTGTGCCTGGTGCTGCCGCTGGTGTGCGGCGACTACGACATGTCGGTCGCGTCCGTCGCCACCCTCACCGCCATGGTGATCGGCATCTTGAACGTCAACCACGGATGGTCGATCGGCGCCGCGATCCTGGCGGGCCTCCTGGCGGCCCTGCTGGCCGGGTTGGTGAACGGCGCCGTGATCGTGATCTTCGGGGTCGACTCGCTGATCGTCACGCTCGGCACGGGGACCGTGATCCAGGGCCTGGTCCTCTGGATCAGCGACTCCACGACGGTCAGCGGCATCTCGACCTCGCTGGTCGACCTGGTCATCGGCTACAAGCTGTTCAGCGTGCCGGCGGCGTTCTACTACGGCCTCGCGCTCTGCGTCGTGCTCTGGTACCTGCTGCAGCACACCGCGCTCGGGATGCGCATGCTGTTCATCGGGCGGGGCCGCGACGTCGCGCGCCTGAGCGGCATCGCGGTCCCCCGGGTCCGCATGGGTGCCCTGGTGGCGTCGGCCGGACTGGCGGGCGTGGCGGGCACCCTGTACGCCGGCACCACCGGCTCGGCGGACCCGAGCTCGGGCACCTCGTTCCTGCTGCCGGCGTTCGCCGCGGTCTTCCTCGGCGCGACCACCGTGATCCCGGGCCGCTTCAACGCCTGGGGCGCGTTCATCGCCGTCTACTTTCTCGCCACCGGCATCACCGGGCTCCAGCTCCTGGGGGCGGAGAGCTTCGTGCAGCAGCTCTTCTAC